The Bradyrhizobium sp. WSM471 genome includes the window CCGCGCGAGGTGATCTGCTCGCCCAGCCACATCAGGAACATGGTGCCGCCGGTCAGCGTGATCGCCGTAGACAGGCGGAAGAACATGCCGGGGTCGCTGACGACGTTGCCGGCGCCTTCGAGGCCCACCGCGATGCCGTAGGACTGGAACGCGGCCAGGATCACCGTGAGATAACGGGTGTACTGGTTCAGCAGCTTGCGGCCGGACTCGCCTTCCTTCTTCAGCGCCTCGAGCTGCGGCGAGACGGTGGTCAGGAGCTGGATGATGATGGAGGCCGAGATGTACGGCATAATGTTCAGCGCAAAGATCGCCATGCGGTGAATGCCGCCGCCGGCGAACATGTTGAACATGCCGAGGATGCCGCCCGCCTGGGAGCGGAACACCTGCTCCCAGATGTTGGGATCGATGCCGGGCAGCGGGATGTAGGTCCCGAGCCGATAAACGAGCAGCGCACCCAAGGTGAACCAGATGCGCTTCTTCAGTTCGTCGGCCTTGGCAAACGCACCGAAATTGAGATTGGCTGCCAGTTGTTCCGCTGCAGAGGCCATCTTGGACTTTCTCCCGCCGCTTATTGCGCCGTTATGCCCGCGGCCGGGCTACATTATACCGGACACCGGACATTATCTGGGGCTACGGCTTCGATAAGTCCATCGTCCCGCATGCGTAAAGGCCCGCGAGCCGCGGGCCGATGACGCAGTTGTTACGCCGCCTCGCCTTCTTCCTTGGCAGGCGCGAGGATCTTCACCGAGCCGCCGGCCTTCTCGACTGCCGCGATCGCGGTCTTCGAGGCGCCGTGCACTTCGATGTTGAGCTTGGCCTTGAACTCGCCGCGGCCGAGCAGCCGCAGGCCGCCCTTGGCGCGGCGCAGCACGCCGGCCTTGACCAGGGATTCGACGTTCACGACGCTGCCGGCGTCGATCTTCTTGGCATCCACCGCGTCCTGGAGCCGGTCGAGATTGATCTCGGCGAACTCGATGCGGAAGATGTTGTTGAAGCCGCGCTTGGGCAGACGGCGATGCAAGGGCATCTGGCCGCCTTCGAAACCCTTGATGCGCACGCCCGAACGCGCGGTCTGGCCCTTGCCACCGCGGCCGGCCTGCTTGCCCTTGCCCGAACCAATGCCGCGGCCGACGCGCATACGCTTCTTGCGCGAGCCGGCATTGTCGGCGATATCGCTGAGCTTCATCGCCCTGCTCCTTGTTTCTTGCGCATGACCTTCACCGAAAACGGGTCCCGCTTCGGGATCGTGCGCCTTTGCTTACTTCTCGTCGACGATGCGAACGAGATGGTGAACTTTCAAGATCATGCCGCGGACCGCCGGGGTGTCCGGCAGTTCGCTGGTGCGGCCTATCTTGTTGAGCTTGAGCCCGATCAGCGTCGAGCGCTGCGAGTGATGGCGGCGGATCGCGCTACCGGTCTGCTCGATCTTGATCGTCTTTGCGGTCGTAACGGCACTCTTGGCCATGGGCGTCTACTCCGAAAAGCTTCCGTTATTCGGCAACCGCCTCGGCGTCGCCACCGATACGGCGGGACTGGAGGGTGGACACCTTGATGTTGCGGCGGGCAGCGACCGAGCGCGGCGAATCCTGATGCTTCAGCGCATCGAAGGTCGCGCGAACCATGTTGTACGGGTTCGACGAGCCGATCGACTTCGCAACCACGTCCTGTACGCCGAGCGTCTCGAACACGGCGCGCATCGGACCGCCGGCGATGATGCCGGTACCGGCCGGAGCTGCGCGCAGATAAACACGGCCCGCGCCATGACGGCCGGCGATGTCGTGATGCAGCGTGCGGCCCTCGCGCAACGACACGCGGGTCAGGTTGCGCTTGGCGGATTCGGTTGCCTTGCGGATCGCCTCGGGCACTTCGCGCGCCTTGCCGTGACCGAAGCCGGCGCGGCCCTTCTGGTCGCCGATCACGACCAGCGCTGCGAAACCGAAGCGCTTGCCGCCCTTGACGACCTTGGCGACGCGATTGATGTGGACGAGCTTGTCGACGAACTCGCTGTCGCGCTCTTCCCTGCGTTCACGTCCGCCGCCGCGTTGATCGCGTCCACCACGTTGTTCGCGTTCTGCCATGGTTTTTCCAGTCCTTCAGAGGCTTACGCCTCAATCCTCAAATTCTGTTAGAAGCTCAGCCCGCTCTCACGCGCCGCGTCGGCAAGAGCCTTGACGCGCCCGTGATAGAGATAGCTGCCGCGATCGAACACGACTTCCTTGACACCCTTCTCGGCGGCGCGCTCGGCCAGCAGCTTGCCGACCGCCTTCGCCGCATCGATGTCGGCGCCGGTCTTGCCGCCATCGCGCATCGACTTCTCGAGCGACGAGGCAGAGGCCAGCGTCTCGCCCTTCAGGTCGTCGATGACCTGGGCGTAGATGTGCTTGGACGAGCGGAACACCGACAGGCGCGGACGGCCGCCACCCGAGCGGCGCAGCTTCAGACGTACACTGCGCTTGCGCCGGGCATTCGTAACCTTGGCTTTCGACATGACCGGCTCCGTTACTTCTTCTTGCCTTCCTTGCGGAAGATGAATTCGCCAACATACTTCACGCCCTTGCCCTTGTAGGGCTCCGGCGGACGATAGGAGCGAATCTCGGCGGCGACCTGGCCGACGCGCTGGATGTCGCTGCCGGTCACCGTGATCTCGGTCGGCTTCGGCACGGTGATCGTGATCCCTTCCGGGATCGCGTAGACCACATCGTGGCTGTAGCCGAGTGCGAGCTGCAGGTTCTTGCCCTGCAGCGCGGCGCGGTAACCGACGCCGGTGATTTCGAGCTTCTTCTCGAAACCCTTGGTGACGCCTTCGACCAGATTCGCGACCTGGGCGCGAGCGGTCCCGTACAGGGCCCGCGCGCGGTTGGTCTCGACCCGCGGGTTCACCTTGACCTGGCCGTTGTCGAGCTTCACCTCGACGTCGCTATGGACGACGAACTGAAGCTGGCCCTTCGGCCCCTTCATCTTGACGGTCTGCCCGTCGACGGTCGCGGTCACACCCGACGGCACCGCTACCGGCCTTTTGCCAACACGTGACATGGATCAAAAATCCTTCTCAGAACACCGTGAAGAGAACTTCGCCGCCCACGTTCGCTTCACGCGCACTGTGGTCAGCCATGATTCCCTTCGGCGTCGACAACACCGAAATGCCGAGTCCGTTATTGACCCGCGGCAGGTTCTTCACCGAGGCGTAAACGCGACGCCCGGGCTTGGAGACACGCTCGATCTCGCGGATAACGGGCTCGCCGTCGAAATACTTCAGCTCGATCTCGATCTCGCTGCGGCCCGAGGAGTGCTCGAGCGTGGCGTAACCGCGGATGTAGCCTTCGCTCTTCAGCACCTCGAGCACGTTCTCGCGCATCTTCGAGCCAGGCGTGGAGACCTTGTTCTTGGAGCGCATCTGCGCGTTGCGGATGCGGGTGATGAGATCGCTGATTGGATCGTGCGTAGACATCTAAACGACCCTCCTTACCAGCTGGACTTCACGAGGCCCGGGACCATGCCCTTGGAGCCAAGGTCCCGCATTGCGATGCGGGACAGTTTGGTCAAGCGATAGTTCGAGCGCGAACGGCCCGACAGCTCGCAACGCAGACGGATGCGGGTCGCCGACGAGTTGCGCGGCATTTCCGCCAACTTCAGGGTCGCGGCGAACCGCTCCTCCATCGGCAACGTCTTGTCGGCGATGATCGCCTTCAACCGCTCGCGCTTCGGGGCGGCGTTCTTCGTCATCCGCTTGCGCCGGTTGTTCTTCTCGATTGAACTCTTCTTTGCCATGCTTGGCTCCTGGGTATCCGCGTTTGAGAGGCTTTAGGTCAGCGTCTCACTGCCGGAACGGGAAATTGAAAGCGGTCAACAAGGCCCTCGCCTCGTCGTCGGTCTTGGCCGTGGTGCAGACGGTGATGTCCATGCCGCGGGATTCCGTGACCTTGTCGAAGTCGATCTCGGGGAAAATGATGTGTTCCTTGAGGCCGAGCGAGTAGTTGCCGCGGCCGTCGAAGCTCTTCGGGTTCAAGCCGCGGAAGTCGCGGACGCGCGGCAGCGCGACCGTCACAAGGCGATCGATGAACTCGTACATGCGGGCCTTGCGCAGCGTGACCTTGCAGCCGATCGGCTGGTTCTCACGCAACTTGAAGGTCGCGATCGCGACGCGCGAATAGGTCACGATCGCCTTCTGGCCGGCGATCTGGGTCAATTCCGCAGCGGCGTTCTCGGCCTTCTTGCGGTCGTTGACGGAATCGCCAACGCCCATGTTCAGCACGACCTTGTCCAGGCGCGGAACCTGCATGACGTTCTCATAACCGAACTTCTCGGTCATTTCCGTCCGGATCTTCGCGTCGTATTCCGCGCGCAGGCGCGGTGTGTAAGCGGCCTCAGCCATCGATCTCAGCTCCCGAGCTCTTGGCGATGCGGACCTTCTTGCCGTCCGCCAGAATCTTGAATCCGACGCGGGTCGGCTTCCCGTCCTTGCCGACATACGCGATGTTGGACAGTTGGATCGGCGACTCTTTCGAGATGATGCCGCCCTCCTGGGCCTGCGTCTGCTTCTGGTGACGCTTGACCATGTTGATGCCGCGCACCAGCGCCGTACCGGCGTCGGGACGCACTTCGAACACCTCGCCGGTGCGGCCCTTGTCGCGGCCGGTCAGCACGACGACCTTGTCGCCCTTGCGGATCTTCGCAGCCATCACAGCACCTCCGGCGCGAGCGAGATGATCTTCATGTGGTTCTTGGCGCGCAGCTCGCGCGGCACGGGCCCGAAGATACGGGTACCGACCGGCTCGGACTGATTGTTGATCAGAACGGCGGCGTTGCGGTCGAAGCGGATGACCGAACCGTCGGCGCGGCGGATGTCCTTGCGGACGCGCACCACGACGGCCTTCATCACGTCGCCCTTCTTCACCTTGCCACGCGGAATCGCTTCCTTGATCGAGACAACGATGATGTCGCCGATCGTGGCGTAGCGGCGCTTGGAGCCCCCGAGCACCTTGATACACATGACACGGCGTGCGCCAGAATTATCGGCCACGTCGAGGTTGGTCTGCATCTGAATCATTGATGCACCTCGTCCTCTTCTCTTTGCGCCAGCCCAGCCGGCGCTCAACATTTACCTGAAGTCAGTCGGCTAAAGCCAACAGATCAGGCGCTTTTCTTGTGTTCGCCCCGGATCACGACCCAGCGCTTCAACTTCGAAATCGGCTTCGATTCCTCGATCCACACCATATCGCCCGGCTTGAACTCGTTGCTCTCGTCGTGCGCGTGGTAGTTCTTCGAACGGCGGATCGTCTTCTTGTAGATCGGGTGCGTAAAGCGGCGATCGACGCGCACCACGATGGTCTTGGCTTGCTTGTCGCTGACGACCACGCCCTGCAAAGTACGTTTCGGCATCTTCGTAAGCCTCTTACTTCTTCTTCGCGCGCGTCTGCGCGGCGACGGTCTTGATCCGGGCGATGTCACGGCGGGCCTCGCGCAGGCGCGAGGTGTTCTCGAGCTGCCCGGTGGCGCGCTGGAAGCGCAGGTTAAAGCGCTCCTTCTTCAGGTTCAGGATGGCGTCATCCTGCTGATCGGGGCTCAACGCGCGGATGTCTTCGATTTTCATCTGGGCCATGGCCATTACTCCGCAATACGCTCGACGAAGCGCGTCTTGATCGGCAGCTTGGCTGCCGCCAGGGTCAGCGCTTCACGCGCCGTCTGGGTGTTGACGCCGTCGATCTCGAACAGCACCCGGCCCGGCTTGACGCGCGCGACCCACAATTCCGGTGCGCCCTTGCCGGAGCCCATGCGGACTTCGGCAGGCTTCTTCGACACGGGAACGTCGGGAAATATGCGGATCCAGACCCGGCCGGCGCGCTTCATGTGGCGGGTCAGCGCGCGGCGAGCGGCTTCGATCTGGCGCGCGGTGACGCGCTCAGGCTCGGTCGCCTTCAGACCGAATTGGCCGAACGCCAACGTCGCGCCCGAAGACGCAACGCCGTGGATACGGCCCTTATGCGCCTTCCGGAACTTCGTTTTCTTAGGTTGCATCATGGCTTCAAGCCCTCAAATTCTCTGTGCTGGCGTCAGGCCGCAGCGTTGTCACGGCGCTGCCGGCCGCCGCGATCGCCGCCGCCACCAGTCTCACCTTCGGCCATTCTCTTGTCCTGGGCCATCGGATCGTGCTCGAGGATCTCGCCCTTGAAGATCCAGACCTTGACACCGCAGGTGCCGAAGGTCGTGAACGCGGTCGCAACGCCGTAGTCGATGTCTGCGCGCAGCGTGTGCAGCGGCACGCGACCTTCGCGGTACCACTCCATGCGCGCGATTTCCGCACCGCCCAGACGTCCCGAGCAGTTGATCCGGATGCCTTCCGCGCCGAGACGCATCGCCGACTGGACGGCGCGCTTCATGGCGCGGCGGAACGCCACGCGGCGCTCCAGCTGCTGCGCGATCGACTCGGCCACCAGCGTCGCATCGAGCTCCGGCTTGCGGATCTCGACGATGTTGATGACGACGTCGGACGAGGTGATGTCCGCGACCTTCTTGCGCAGCTTGTCGATGTCGGCGCCCTTCTTGCCGATCACCACGCCCGGACGAGCCGAGTGGATGGTGACGCGGCACTTCTTGTGCGGGCGCTCGATCACGATGCGGGCAACGGCCGCCTGCTTGAGCTCCTTGTGCAGGATCTCACGGATCTTGACGTCCTCATGCAACAGCTTGCCGTATTCCTGCTTGCCGGCGTACCAGCGGGAATCCCAGGTCCGGTTGATGCCGAGACGCAGACCGATCGGATTGATCTTTTGACCCATCGTGTTCTCCTGCGTCCCTTAAGCCGCTGCTGCGGCTTCGACCTGACGAACGATGATCGTCAGCTGTGAAAATGGTTTGTAGACACGGCCCGAACGGCCACGGCCGCGGGCGGCAAAGCGCTTCATCACGAGGCCGTTGCCGACGAAGGCCTGCGCCACGACGAGATCGTCGACGTCGAGGTCGTGGTTGTTCTCGGCGTTGGCAATAGCCGATTCCAGGCACTTCTTCACGTCAACCGCGATCCGCTTGCGCGAAAACTGCAGGTCGGCGAGCGCAGCAGCCGCCTTCCGGCCGCGAATGAGCTGGGCGACCAGGTTGAGCTTCTGCGGGCTCACCCGCAGCATCCGGGCGACCGCCTTGGCCTCGTTCTCGGCGAGGCTCCGTTCGCGCTTAGGTTTGCTCATCGTTTAATCCTCAAGCCTTCTTGGCTTTCTTGTCCCCGGAGTGGCCATGGAAGGTACGGGTCGGCGAGAACTCGCCGAACTTGTGACCGACCATTTCCTCGTTGACGGCCACCGGCACGTGCTTCTGACCGTTGTAGACGCCGAAGGTCAGGCCGACGAATTGCGGCAGGATCGTCGAGCGACGGCTCCAGATCTTGATGACGTCATGACGGCCGGACGAGCGCGCGGCATCTGCCTTCTTGAGCAGAGAACCCTCGACGAACGGGCCTTTCCAGACTGAACGAACCATGTCCGGCGTTCCTTACTTCTTCCGCTTGTGGCGGCTTAGGAGAATGAATTTGTTGGTCGACTTGTTCGAGCGGGTCTTCTTGCCCTTGGTCGGCTTGCCCCACGGAGTAACCGGGTGGCGACCGCCCGAGGTACGACCTTCACCACCGCCGTGCGGATGGTCGATCGGGTTCATCGAAACGCCGCGGTTGTGCGGCTTGCGGCCCAGCCAACGGTTGCGGCCGGCCTTGCCGATCGACGTGTTCATGTGATCCGGGTTCGACACCGCGCCGATCGTGCCGCGGCAACGGCCGTGCACCAGGCGCTGTTCGCCCGAGTTCAGACGGATGATCACGTAGTCCTGGTCGCGACCGACGAGCTGGGCGTAGGTGCCCGCGGAACGGGCGAGCTGGCCGCCCTTCCCGATCTTGACCTCGATGTTGTGGATGATCGTGCCGACCGGCATGTTGCCGAGCGGCATGACGTTGCCCGGCTTCACGTCGACATAATTGCCGGCAACGACGGAATCACCGACGGCCAAACGCTGCGGCGCCAGGATATAGGCCTGGGTGCCGTCTTCGTACTTGACCAACGCGATGAACGCGGTGCGGTTCGGATCGTACTCCAGCCGCTCGACCGTCGCGGGCGCATCGACTTTGTCACGCTTGAAATCGACCGTACGTAGTGTCCGCTTATGACCGCCGCCGCGGAAGCGCACCGTGATGCGACCGGTGTTGTTGCGGCCGCCAGAGGAGTGCTTGCCTTCGGTGAGCGCCTTGACCGGCTTGCCCTTGTAGAGGGCCGAACGATCGACCATGACCAGCTGGCGCTGGCCCGGCGTCGTGGGATTGAATGTCTTCAGTGCCATCGTCGTACGACCTTACAGACCGGTGGTCACGTCGATCCGGTGACCCTCTTCGAGAGTCACGATCGCGCGCTTGGAGTTCGACTGCGAGCCGAGATTGCCGCGGAAGATCTTGGTCTTACCCTTGCGGACCAGCGTGTTGACGCTCTTGACCTTGACGTCGAACAACTTCTCGATCGCTTCCTTGATCTGCGGCTTGGTCGCCTTCGCGGCCACCTTGAACAGCACCTTGTTGTGCTCCGAGGCGATTGTGGCCTTTTCGGTCACGACCGGCGACAGGATCACGTCGTAATGGCGAGGCTCGATGTTCTTCGTCATTTGAAGCGCGCCTCCAGCGCATCGATGGCGGCCTTGGTCAGAACAAGCTTCCGACGGCGCAGGATGTCATAGACGTTGATGCCCTGGATCGGCAGCACGTCCATGTTCGGGATGTTGCGGGCCGCAGCGGCGAAGCCGTTGTTGAGCTCCGCGCCGTCGATGATCAGCGCGTTGGTCAAACCCAGACCGGAGAAATGACCGAGCAGCGCTTTGGTCTTGGCAGCTTCCAGCGCGGCCTTGTCGATCACGATGAGATCGCCGTCCTTGGCCTTGGCCGAGAGCGCATGCTTGAGGGCGAGCGCACGGACCTTCTTCGGCAGGTCGGTGGCGTGCGAACGCACCACCGGACCGAAGGCACGGCCACCGCCGCGGAACTGCGGCACGCGAGCCGAGCCGTGACGAGCACCACCGGTGCCCTTCTGCTTGTACATCTTCTTGCCGGTGCGCCAGATCTCGGCGCGGCCCTTGGCCTTGTGCGTACCGGCCTGGCGCTTGTTGAGCTGCCACTGCACGCAACGTGCAATGATGTCCTGGCGCGGCTCGAGGCCGAAAATGGTGTCGGAAAGCTGGACCGAGCCGGCTTCCTTACCTTCGAGGGTCGTGACCTTCAATTCCATCTCACGCCTCCTGCGCAGCCGGAGCAGCGTCCGCTTCGCCAGCAACCTTGAACTTGCCGGGCTTCGGAGCTTCCTTCGGCAGCGGCTTCTTGACGGCGTCGCGCACGCGGATCCAGCCGCCCTTGGAGCCGGGAACGGCGCCTTCGACGAGGATCAGACCGCGCTCGACATCGAGCTGGACGACCCGAAGGTTGAGCGTGGTGATGCGGTCGACGCCCATGTGACCGGGCATCTTCTTGTTCTTCCAGGTCTTGCCCGGGTCCTGACGGCCACCGGTCGAACCGATCGAACGGTGCGAGACCGAGACGCCGTGAGTGGCGCGCAGACCGCCGAAGTTCCAGCGCTTCATACCGCCGGCAAAACCCTTGCCGACGGAAGTGCCGGTGACGTCGACGAACTGACCGACGACAAAGTGGTCGGCCAGGATCTCGGCACCGACGGGGATCATCTGATCCGCGGAGACGCGGAATTCCTCGACCTGCCGCTTCGGCTCGACCTTGGCGACCGCGAACTGGCCGCGCTCCGCCTTGGGCATGTACACGGTCTTGCGGCTGCCAGAACCAAGCTGGAGCGCGACATAACCGTTTTTCTCTTCGGTGCGGTGGCCTACGACCTGGCAATTGCCGAGCTTCAGCACGGTCACGGGGATATGTTCGCCGGCCTCTGTAAAGACCCGCGTCATCCCGACCTTTTGTGCGATCACTCCGGAGCGCATCGGCGTGCTTCCTGTTCTTTCTGTCCGCTAGTGGCGAACGTGATCCAAAAATCTTAGAGCTTGATCTCGACGTCGACACCGGCGGCCAGGTCGAGCTTCATCAAAGCATCGACGGTCTGCGGGGTCGGATCGACGATGTCGAGCAGGCGCTTGTGAGTGCGCATCTCGAACTGCTCGCGGCTCTTCTTGTCGACGTGCGGCGAACGGTTGACGGTGAACTTCTCGATGCGGGTGGGCAGCGGAATGGGTCCGCGGACCTGCGCGCCGGTGCGCTTCGCCGTGTTCACGATCTCGCGGGTCGACGTATCGAGGATACGATGGTCGAACGCCTTGAGACGGATGCGAATGTTTTGGCCGTTCATTGCCGTGGTCTTTCTTCAGTGGGGTGGCGAATAGCGAATAGCGAATGTCACATTCGCTATTTGCCGATCCCTATTCTCGTAATTACTCGATGATCGAGGCGACGACGCCGGCGCCGACGGTGCGGCCACCTTCGCGGATCGCGAAGCGGAGCTTCTCTTCCATCGCGATCGGCACGATCAGGTGCACTTCCATCGCGATGTTGTCGCCCGGCATCACCATCTCGGTGCCTTCCGGCAGATGCACGACACCGGTCACGTCGGTGGTGCGGAAGTAGAACTGCGGACGGTAGTTGGTGAAGAACGGGGTGTGGCGGCCGCCCTCTTCCTTGGTGAGGATGTAGGCCTCAGCCTTGAACTTGGTGTGCGGCTTGACCGAACCCGGCTTGCACAGCACCTGGCCGCGCTCGACGTCCTCGCGCTTGGTACCACGAAGCAGCGCACCGATGTTGTCGCCGGCCTGGCCCTGATCGAGCAGCTTGCGGAACATTTCGACGCCGGTAACCGTGGTCTTCTGCGTGGCGCGCAGACCGACGATCTCGATTTCCTCGCCGACCTTGACGATACCGCGCTCGACACGGCCGGTCACGACGGTGCCACGGCCCGAGATCGAGAACACGTCTTCAACCGGCATCAGGAACGGCAGGTCGACCGGACGCTCCGGCTGCGGAATGTAGGCGTCGACCTGCTTCATCAGCTCGAGGATGGCCTCATGGCCGAGCGTCTTGTCGGAATCTTCGAGAGCGGCGAGCGCCGAACCCTTGATGATCGGGATGGTGTCGCCCGGGAATTCGTACTTCGAGAGCAGCTCGCGCACCTCGAGCTCGACGAGTTCGAGCAGTTCCGGATCGTCGACCATGTCGCACTTGTTGAGGAACACGACGAGCGCGGGAACGCCGACCTGGCGGGCGAGCAGGATGTGCTCGCGGGTCTGCGGCATCGGACCGTCAGCGGCCGACACGACCAGGATCGCACCGTCCATCTGGGCAGCGCCGGTGATCATGTTCTTCACGTAGTCGGCGTGGCCGGGGCAGTCGACGTGCGCGTAGTGGCGGTTCTTGGTTTCGTATTCGACGTGCGCCGTCGAGATCGTGATGCCGCGCGCCTTCTCTTCCGGCGCCTTGTCGATCTGGTCGTACGCTGTGAACGTCGCGCCGCCGGCTTCGGCGAGGACCTTGGTGATCGCCGCGGTCAGCGACGTCTTGCCATGGTCGACGTGACCGATGGTGCCGATGTTGCAGTGCGGCTTGTTACGTTCAAACTTTGCTTTGGCCATTTGACTCTCCGTTCAATCGTCAGTTCGAGACCGACGACAATCAGGCAAACTTCTTCTGGACTTCTGCCGACACGTTGGCCGGCGCTTCTGCGTAGTGGTCGAACTGCATGGTAAAGGTCGCGCGACCCTGGCTCATCGAGCGCAGGTTGTTCACGTAACCGAACATGTTCATGAGCGGCACCATCGCGTTGATGACGTTGGCATTGCCGCGCATGTCCTGACCCTGGATCTGACCGCGCCGGGAATTCAGGTCGCCGATGACGGAGCCGGTGTAATCTTCCGGGGTCACCACTTCGACCTTCATGATCGGCTCGAGCAGGACGGACTTGCCCTTCTGCAAGGCTTCGCGGAATGCAGCACGCGATGCGATTTCGAAGGCGAGCGCCGACGAGTCGACGTCGTGATACTTGCCGTCGACGAGCTGAACCTTGACGTCGACCACGGGGAAGCCCGCGACGACACCAGAGCCCATCACGCTGTTGAGGCCCTTTTCGACGCCGGGGATGTATTCCTTCGGAACCGCACCACCGACGATCTTGGACTCGAACTCGTAGCCCTTGCCGGGTTCGTTCGGCTCGACCACGATCGACACTTCCGCGAACTGACCGGTACCGCCGGTCTGCTTCTTGTGGGTGTACTTGACCTCGGCCCTCTTGGTGACGCGCTCACGGAACGCCACCTGCGGCGCGCCGATGTTGGCATCCACCTTGTAGGTGCGGCGAAGAATGTCGACCTTGATGTCGAGATGGAGTTCGCCCATTCCCTTGAGGATGGTCTGGCCGGACTCCTGGTCGGTCGACACGCGGAAAGACGGATCCTCCGCGGCCAGCTTCGCCAGAGCCACGCCGAGCTTTTCCTGGTCGGCCTTGGACTTCGGCTCGATCGCGATCTCGATGACCGGCTCGGGGAATTCCATCTTTTCGAGGATCACCGCCTTGTCGGGATCGCACAGCGTGTCACCGGTGCGCGCTTCCTTCAGGCCAGCCAATGCGACGATGTCGCCGGCATAGGCTTCCTTGATGTCTTCGCGGTTGTTCGCATGCATCAGCAACATGCGGCCGATGCGCTCCTTGCGGTCGCGCGTCGAATTGATGACACCGGTGCCGGACAGCAGCGTGCCGGAATAGATGCGGCAGAAGGTGATGGTGCCGACGAACGGGTCGTCCATGATCTTGAACGCCAACAGAGCCAGCGGCTCCTTGTCGTCCGGCAGGCGAACGACCTCGTTGCCGTCTTCGTCGACGCCCTTGATGGCGGGCACGTCAACCGGCGACGGCAGATAATCCACGACCGCGTCGAGCAGAGGCTGCACGCCCTTGTTCTTGAAGGCCGAGCCGCACAATACCGGGAAGAACGCGCCAGTCAGCACGGCCTTGCGGATCAAGCGCTTCAGCGTCGCCTGATCGGGCTCATTGCCGTCGAGGTATGCGGCGAGAACGTCGTCGTCGAGCTCGACGGCGGCTTCCAACAGCTTCTCGCGATATTCCTTGGCCTTCTCGACCATGTCCTCGGGAATATCGATGTCGACGAACTTGGCGTCGAGCTTCTCTTCTTCCCAGACCACGCCCTTCATACGAACGAGATCGACCAAGCCCTTGAAGTTATTCTCGGAGCCGATCGGAAGCTGGATCGCGATCGGCTTCGCGCCGAGGCGGTCGACGATATCCTGCATGCACTTGTAGAAGTCAGCGCCGGTCTTATCCATCTTGTTGGCGAAGACGATGCGCGGAACCTTGTACTTGTCACCCTGGCGCCAGACCGTCTCGGTCTGGGGCTCGACGCCCTGGTTCGAGTCGAGCACGCACACGGCGCCGTCGAGCACGCGCAGGCTGCGCTCGACTTCGATGGTGAAATCGACGTGGCCGGGAGTGTCGATGATGTTGAGACGCTTGCCTTCCCAGAACGCGGTGGTCGCGGCCGACGTAATCGTAATGCCGCGCTCCTGCTCCTGCTCCATCCAGTCCATCGTCGCGGCACCTTCGTGCACTTCGCCGATCTTGTGGCTCTTGCCGGTGTAATAGAGGATGCGCTCGGTGGTCGTGGTCTTGC containing:
- the rplV gene encoding 50S ribosomal protein L22, whose protein sequence is MSKPKRERSLAENEAKAVARMLRVSPQKLNLVAQLIRGRKAAAALADLQFSRKRIAVDVKKCLESAIANAENNHDLDVDDLVVAQAFVGNGLVMKRFAARGRGRSGRVYKPFSQLTIIVRQVEAAAAA
- the rpsJ gene encoding 30S ribosomal protein S10, translated to MNGQNIRIRLKAFDHRILDTSTREIVNTAKRTGAQVRGPIPLPTRIEKFTVNRSPHVDKKSREQFEMRTHKRLLDIVDPTPQTVDALMKLDLAAGVDVEIKL
- the rpsC gene encoding 30S ribosomal protein S3, producing MGQKINPIGLRLGINRTWDSRWYAGKQEYGKLLHEDVKIREILHKELKQAAVARIVIERPHKKCRVTIHSARPGVVIGKKGADIDKLRKKVADITSSDVVINIVEIRKPELDATLVAESIAQQLERRVAFRRAMKRAVQSAMRLGAEGIRINCSGRLGGAEIARMEWYREGRVPLHTLRADIDYGVATAFTTFGTCGVKVWIFKGEILEHDPMAQDKRMAEGETGGGGDRGGRQRRDNAAA
- a CDS encoding 50S ribosomal protein L23 — protein: MTKNIEPRHYDVILSPVVTEKATIASEHNKVLFKVAAKATKPQIKEAIEKLFDVKVKSVNTLVRKGKTKIFRGNLGSQSNSKRAIVTLEEGHRIDVTTGL
- the tuf gene encoding elongation factor Tu; translation: MAKAKFERNKPHCNIGTIGHVDHGKTSLTAAITKVLAEAGGATFTAYDQIDKAPEEKARGITISTAHVEYETKNRHYAHVDCPGHADYVKNMITGAAQMDGAILVVSAADGPMPQTREHILLARQVGVPALVVFLNKCDMVDDPELLELVELEVRELLSKYEFPGDTIPIIKGSALAALEDSDKTLGHEAILELMKQVDAYIPQPERPVDLPFLMPVEDVFSISGRGTVVTGRVERGIVKVGEEIEIVGLRATQKTTVTGVEMFRKLLDQGQAGDNIGALLRGTKREDVERGQVLCKPGSVKPHTKFKAEAYILTKEEGGRHTPFFTNYRPQFYFRTTDVTGVVHLPEGTEMVMPGDNIAMEVHLIVPIAMEEKLRFAIREGGRTVGAGVVASIIE
- the rplB gene encoding 50S ribosomal protein L2; the encoded protein is MALKTFNPTTPGQRQLVMVDRSALYKGKPVKALTEGKHSSGGRNNTGRITVRFRGGGHKRTLRTVDFKRDKVDAPATVERLEYDPNRTAFIALVKYEDGTQAYILAPQRLAVGDSVVAGNYVDVKPGNVMPLGNMPVGTIIHNIEVKIGKGGQLARSAGTYAQLVGRDQDYVIIRLNSGEQRLVHGRCRGTIGAVSNPDHMNTSIGKAGRNRWLGRKPHNRGVSMNPIDHPHGGGEGRTSGGRHPVTPWGKPTKGKKTRSNKSTNKFILLSRHKRKK
- the rplD gene encoding 50S ribosomal protein L4; this translates as MELKVTTLEGKEAGSVQLSDTIFGLEPRQDIIARCVQWQLNKRQAGTHKAKGRAEIWRTGKKMYKQKGTGGARHGSARVPQFRGGGRAFGPVVRSHATDLPKKVRALALKHALSAKAKDGDLIVIDKAALEAAKTKALLGHFSGLGLTNALIIDGAELNNGFAAAARNIPNMDVLPIQGINVYDILRRRKLVLTKAAIDALEARFK
- the rpsS gene encoding 30S ribosomal protein S19; its protein translation is MVRSVWKGPFVEGSLLKKADAARSSGRHDVIKIWSRRSTILPQFVGLTFGVYNGQKHVPVAVNEEMVGHKFGEFSPTRTFHGHSGDKKAKKA
- the rplC gene encoding 50S ribosomal protein L3 produces the protein MRSGVIAQKVGMTRVFTEAGEHIPVTVLKLGNCQVVGHRTEEKNGYVALQLGSGSRKTVYMPKAERGQFAVAKVEPKRQVEEFRVSADQMIPVGAEILADHFVVGQFVDVTGTSVGKGFAGGMKRWNFGGLRATHGVSVSHRSIGSTGGRQDPGKTWKNKKMPGHMGVDRITTLNLRVVQLDVERGLILVEGAVPGSKGGWIRVRDAVKKPLPKEAPKPGKFKVAGEADAAPAAQEA